GCTTTATAACTTGGCGGTCAATAACATGTTGCAACGCTGGGAGAAAGATCGAGACACGGAGGAGTCGCGGCCAATTAGTGGGGTGCTGAAAGATGAGCGGCGGCTTCGGAAATTGATGGAACATATCGCGCACTTTGTGCACGAGACGGAAGGCTGGCAGGAAAGCCACAAGGGTATGGATCGTTATATATTGTTACAAGAATTGGAGCAGTCAGAGGTTTTAGGTTGCTTGGCTGGGCCATTTCTCAATTATGTGGATCAGCGGGCGGGGCTGTTCATGGGTGAGGGAGGAGGTAAGGGAGGCATTCCCGAAACCTATCGGTTTCCCCATCGCACCTTCCAGGAATATCTGGCCGGGTGTCATATGGTTAATCGGCATGTCAATCGAGCATACCGCAGACGTACGAGCGAAGGGGATTATTGGTATGTGGCCGCGCAGTTAGGAATTGAGGAACTCTGGTTTAACCGTCGCAATGAGGAAGGGCTTTTAGGGTTAGCTTATGAGTTGTGCCCCGAGGCACGACCGGATTCTGTGGCTAAATGGAGAGGAATTCTTTGGGCAGGAACTATAGCAGTCTTGCTTGGTGTCGAGCCGTTTGAAGCCGATGGGGAACATTCTAGGGGGGGAGTAAAATTTCTCCAAATATTGAAGAAGCGATTGCAACAAGTCATGCGAGAGAGTCCATTACCGGCTATAGAGAGGGCAGAGGCGGGCCGACATCTGGCGAAACTTGGCGACCCACGATTTCGCGAAGGTGCTTGGTGGCTTCCTGATGAGGGGTTGTTGGGATTTATTGAAATCCCGGCAGGTTCATTTCAGATTGGGGAAAAGTGGAAGATCATCAACATCGATATTCCCTATACCTATTATATCTCTCGCTATCCTGTCACCCAGGCCCAGTTTCAAGCGTTCGTGAAAGATGGAGGGTATCAAGAAGAACAGTTTTGGCCGGAAGCCGAAGCGGCGGGAATATGGGACGCAGGAAAGGTGAAAAGCCAATACGACGATGAACCCCGCCAACAACCAGAAAAGTTCGGCGACCCTTTTGGGCTTTCCAATCATCCGGTGGTGGGTGTGACCTGGTATGAAGCTCTGGCCTATTGCCGGTGGCTCACGCAGAAGCTGCGAGAATGGCATGACACGCCAGAACCCTTACGGACCTTGCTGCAAGCGGGTGGGGAGACCGGAACCCCATGGTCCATCATGTTGCCAAACGAGCCGGAATGGGAAAAGGCCGCCCGAGGAAGTCACGATGATCGAACGTATCCCTGGGGTAAACACGTCGATCCCAATCGGGCGAACTATAGGGGAACCAACATCATTGGGACGAATGCGGTTGGATGTTTCCCGGGAGGGAAAAGTCCATACGAGGTGGAGGAGCTGAGTGGGAATGTGCGGGAATGGACGCGAAGTGTCTACGAGGAAGAATCGTATACGCCTGACCCAATAGCTTGGGCCACACGAGAAGTCCTCACGGCTGGAGTCGATAAAAGCCGTGTGCTGCGTGGCGGGTCGTGGGACAACGACCACTACTACGTGCGCTGTGCGTACCGCCTCAGGCTCAACTCGCCGTGTGACTGGGGCAACTTTATCGGGTTTCGCGTGGTGGCCTCTCCATTTTCTTCACGCTGAACTCTGTCTGCTCTGACCTCTGGAACTCTGAAGCTTATTAGGTGGGCGTTCACGATTCAGCGATACTTTGGAGCAGCAAAGAAAAACCTGAACATCTTTTGGAATTGCATTTTCATTTTTAAATTTTAGAGAGGGAGGAGTCATCATGCCAGATCCAATCACCTTAATCGTGGAGGTGTTGGTCGCAGGGGCAAAATTGGTAGGGGAAGAAGTCGTCAGCCAAGCTGTGATAGATGCGTGGAACGGTCTTAAAAAACTCATCGGCTCGAAATATGAATCCAACCCGAACGTCGGAGCCTCTCTGCAAATCTTGGGGACCAAGCCCGATTCAACGGACATCCAAGAGGCGGTTGAGAAGGCCTTGAGAGAAGCTGGTGTCGATTACGATGAAGAGATCCGAGCCAAAACGAATGAGTTGAGGATCAGGCTCGAACAAGAGAATTTGATGCCTCGGATCGTTTACCAAGCAAAAGTGGAGGGGAGTGGATCCGTGGCGCAGGGTAAAGGTGCTATTGCGGCGGGTGCTGGTGGGATTGCTGTTGGCGGCAATGTTCATGGGAATGTGACAACTGGTGAGAAATCCGGGCAATCCTGAACCGTCATTCAACATGGATGATCTCACAAAAAAGTTAGCGCAACTTCGTCAGGCTCACGAGAGGGGAGTGTTGGATGCTGAGACCTATCAGGCTTCCGTGGCGGCATTGGAACAGCAAGGGAAACCGGCGGGTAATGCAGTGGTGCAAGGCAGCGGGAGTGTGGCGCAAGGGTCAGGAGCGACTGCTGCCGGTGCAAGAGGTGTGGCGGTGGGTGGCAACATTGTGGGCGATGTCTATATGGGTCCCCCTCCGACAGATCCCACCCAGGCGCTGAACATTTATTGCCGCGTTCTGATAGAGCAAGGACAATTTTTTTTGCTTCGGGGTCTGGATAAACAATCCAGCGATTCCACCGATAAGAAGCAACAGCCTCTCCAACTGGATCATGTCTACGTCAATTTACATACCACCGCTCAACACGAGAGAGATCAGGATGATGAGACAGAGCGGAAACCTGTGACCGCACTTGAAGCGGTCCTGAAGCATCCTCAGGTGGTGAACCTGGGCGATCCAGGTTCTGGGAAGTCCACATTTGTGAATTATCTGGCTTTCTGTTTAGCCTCAGCCTGGCTTGAGCCCACAGGCCATTGGATGGAGAAGTTGCCGGGGTGGGAGGATGTGAACCCGGGGTCTTGTATTCCAATTCCTGTCACGCTTCGGGAATTTGCGCAGTGGGACCCTCCCGATGTGGGGAAAGCTCACCTGTGGGAGTTTCTTGTATCTCGCTGGAATGCCAAAAATCTCGAATGTGTCGCCGCGCCATTACAGCAGTGCTTGGATCAGGGAAATGTCATCGTGCTGTTGGACGGTCTGGATGAGACGGTAACGGAAGAGCAGTTAGCCTTGGTGAGTCGAGCCGTGAGAAGTTTTATGCAGCGGTATAGGAAGAGCCGAATGCTGGTGACCTGCCGAGTCTTGCCCTTTCAAGGGCTTCGGAGTGACTTTAGTGACTTTCAGGGTATTCCCGATTTTGAACTCGCCCCATTCACACCAAAACAAATCGATGCGTTCATCGAATCCTGGTATGCCAAGCTGTATCGCGCTCGACAAATCAAAACTCAGCAGGAGGTTGACGACCTCATAAAAGAGCTTAAAGAGGCCGTGTGCCGTCCTGATCTTCGAAAGTTGGCGCCCAATCCGCTTCTGCTCATGGTCATGGCGCTTGTCCATACGCACAAAGGGCGCCTTCCTAATGAGCGTGCGCTGCTTTACGAAAAGACTATTGAGATTTTGTTGTGGCGATGGGAACAGATGAAGGTCAAGGACAAGGCGCAAAAAGAACAGGAAGTAAGTGTGCTGCAGTTGTTACAGCAAGCCAAGCGAACCAATGTGGACCTTAAGCGGGTGTTATGGGAATTGGCCTTTACCGCCCATTGGAAAGGCCGTAGTGGATACGAGCGTATCGCAGATATCGGTGAAATGGATTTAATTCAAGCCTTGGCCCCGCTGCATCCCACACAGAGTTTGGATTGGGGAAGAAAAATGGTGGCGGCAATCAAGCTGCGGGCGGGCCTGTTAGTCGAACGGGTGCCGGGGCGATTTACCTTTCCTCACCGGACCTACCAAGAATACCTCGCAGGTGCGCATATTGCCGCACAGACCGACTTTTGCCGGCAAGCCGCGCAATTGGCTGAGGAATTTGCCGTGTGGCGTGAAGTCATTCTTTTAGCGGTTGGACGACTCGTCCATTGGAGCGGAGATATTGAGAAACCTCTCGCGTTGATCGCGGAACTGTGTCCGGAACAGATCAAGGAGGGCTCGATTGTCGAATGGCCCAAGCAATGGTTGGCGGGAGATATTGTGAAGGAGATTGGCCTCAATCGTGTGAAGGACCGCAGCCTGGGCCGGGAACTGTTGCCACGTGTGCAAAATCGCCTAGTGAGCGTGATGAGGGACGGTCTCCTTCGTCAACGAACGAAAGCCTCCCAAACATTGGTCGATATCGGTGATCCCCGATTTCGAGCCGCTGGATGGTCACTTCCGGATGAATCTCTTTTAGGTTTTGTGAAAATTCCGGCTGGCCACTTTCAGATGGGCGAAAGATGGGCAAACAAAAAGATTGAAATTCCGTACGACTATTATATCTCTCGCTATCCCGTCACGCAGGCCCAATTCCAAGCGTTTGTGGAGGATGGCGGGTATCAAGAAGAAGCATTGTGGCTGGAAGCCATAGCGGCGGGTATCTGGGAGGCAGGGAAAGTACAGGGACGAAATGGACCCAAAAATTATGGTGGCTTCTTTGATCTTCTCAATCATCCCGTAGTGGGTGTGACCTGGTATGAAGCTCTGGCCTATTGCCGATGGCTCACGCAAAAGCTTCGAGCGTGGGATGACACGCCGGAGCCGGTGAAAACATTGCTAAGCACAGGAGGAGAGACTGGAAAGCCTTGGGCGATTGTTCTACCTAACGAACCAGAATGGGAGAAGGCTGCACGAGGCGAACAGGATGACCGAATGTACCCCTGGGGTAACAAGGCTGATCCCAATAGAGCGAATTATCGTGAGACCTACCTCAACGCGACGACCGGGGTTGGCTGTTTCCCACAAGGAATCAGTCCTTATGGCCTCGAAGATATGAGCGGCAATGTGTGGGAATGGACAAGGAGTTTATTTATGATGGAGCCATACCCTTCTGATCAAAAAATATGGTCCACACGGGAAGATCTCACGGCCGAAAGAAATCAATCCCGTGTGCTGTGTGGCGGGTCGTGGAACAACAATGAACACATAGTGCACTGTGCCTACCGCAACTGGTACTTCCCGTGTCGCAGGTATGACTACCTCGGGTTTCGAGTGGTGGCCTCTCCATGTTCTTCACGCTGACCTCTGTCTTCTCTGGCCTCAGGAACTCTGAAGCCTATGAGGCGGGCGTTGCCCGCCCTACCGTTCTGCCATCATGTTGTCCAATGACGAAGACGTTCCACCGGAACGTCCCAACAAGATGAAATCCTGGTTGTGTTCAGGTTGGTCTTTGTAGCGAAGCCCCGGTGGGGCGTCTCATCGGTTTTGGGGACCTTTGCCTCCACACAAAGGATCCGCTCTTCGAGACGAACCAGACGTTAGGTCGCGCTCTTCGGGACGCAGCAGGCAAAACCTCGGCTGCTCGGCCGAAACCCGGAAACGCTTGTACATGCCAATTATTCTAGTTGATGCAATATTGTCCTCGAAAACGTCTGAAAATATTTGGAGGGGCTCTATTGTGTTGGTCCTTCAGACATTCGCATGGGTAAAAAGTAGAGTTGATCCTCCTCGAGCCCCCTCCTTTGTAAGGAGGGGCGGAGGGGAGGTAGCCTCTTCACCGCACGGAATGGCTGATACCATCGTGGCTTCCTGATGGTACCAGGACTCTACCTCACCTTGCCTCTCCTTACAAAGGAGAGGAATTCAAAGCCGATTCAATTCCCAAAAAGATCAGTAGCCTAGCGGATTATCCACGGAAAACTTGGATGCGCCATAATGTTAAGCGGTCAGTTCTTCTCGTCTTCCAGTTGCCTTCACTTCCATGAGCCTATAGGAATGCCTGTTGGAATATGAGAGGATACATAGAGAACGCTCAATGATCCGAACGCTTTCATAATCATAATTGTAAGAGTGATATTCATGATGCACGGTAAAAAAATTATTGTCCTTCTCTCATGTCTGGTACTGAGCCTGGGGGCTCTACAGAGTTGGGCTCATCCATTTCCGGAAACAGCAGGAAACCAGAGCGCACAGCCTTCTGATCGGAGTCTGTCCTCATTGGTGCAAAAATATGTGGAGGCCGCTCCGGATAGAGCCAAAGAGTTGTTGGCTGACATTCAACAGCGCCCCGACGCCACGGTTGAATCCATTTCAAAAATTCTTCAGCAGCCCCGCCAATATGAGACTCAACCGGTTGGTGCCCAACCCAGACGACCAATACGAGTGAGAGGTGAGGATGCTGAGTATGCCTTGTATGTTCCTCCTTCCTATTCACCCGAGAAGCCTATGGCCCTCATTCTCTGTTTGCATGGGGCAGGGTTTACGGGGGAAGCTTATCTGGATCGCTGGATTCCACGTCTGGGTGAAAAATACATTCTGGCTTGTCCGTCGGTAACCATGGGGTCATGGTGGACCCGATTCGGGGAGAATCTGGCGTTAACGGTCTTAGCTGAGGTTCAAACGCAATACCATATCGATCCCGATCGGATCTTTCTCACCGGCATGTCCAATGGTGGGATTGGAACCTGGATTATCGGGATGCATTATGCGGATCGCTTTGCGGGTATTGCGCCGATGGCTAGCGGTATTGATGATGTGCTGTTTCCCTTCGTCGAAAACCTGGTCCACACGCCCGTCTATGTGATTCACGGTGCGGCGGATAGGGTCATGCCCGTGCAGTTGAGTCGCGACTTGGTCAAAGAGATGGAGCGTCGCGGCATTTCTTATCAGTACCAGGAGCATACCTGGACGCATCCCCATGCGGGAGGGCATTTCTTTCCCAAGCAAGCCCTGCCGGAATTGATCACCTGGTTCGATAGTCAACAACGAAAGCCATTGCCACGGACCATTTCATTGGTTCGGGATGCCACCCATCTGACGCCCTTCTCGTGGGTGCGTATCGATATGACGGATCAGATTGCCGCCTT
The sequence above is a segment of the Nitrospira sp. MA-1 genome. Coding sequences within it:
- a CDS encoding SUMF1/EgtB/PvdO family nonheme iron enzyme produces the protein MDPVTISSLLAAAAGALGGEAVKDAYKVTKQAIKDLFGQDEDLLEALDDVEAKPQSRLKQETLQGQIEKHDFSQNRELLQHLAELERLLIQKELYVSTTYSATQSGSGGLAQGPGAIAAGAGGVAVGRDVHGSIYINPPAADPVQKAKHRYLERLINEFQILPLAAMGGGDELKGEVTLDQVYIELDTQTPLAEIISPAHSEQILRAQSPPGAAEREVYTALDIVTKTKKVLLLGGPGSGKSTFAKKLCAKMALAQLNNEKVLEGWESTTFPLFLTLRHVVQELGKVDLKSCPPEQQDHRLADVLFQAWCKQFGPDQKSATDSLEESLLSGNMLLVFDGVDEVPVEQRPRVYQAVMAILGRYPKIKHTIITCRSRSYTGPKMLPGFAPHHIAPFSEEKIGQFAQAWYTAQHELDEGRRKGLIQDLQANALGPLAELSPNPMLLTTMAILHRKGAGLPKERVKLYNLAVNNMLQRWEKDRDTEESRPISGVLKDERRLRKLMEHIAHFVHETEGWQESHKGMDRYILLQELEQSEVLGCLAGPFLNYVDQRAGLFMGEGGGKGGIPETYRFPHRTFQEYLAGCHMVNRHVNRAYRRRTSEGDYWYVAAQLGIEELWFNRRNEEGLLGLAYELCPEARPDSVAKWRGILWAGTIAVLLGVEPFEADGEHSRGGVKFLQILKKRLQQVMRESPLPAIERAEAGRHLAKLGDPRFREGAWWLPDEGLLGFIEIPAGSFQIGEKWKIINIDIPYTYYISRYPVTQAQFQAFVKDGGYQEEQFWPEAEAAGIWDAGKVKSQYDDEPRQQPEKFGDPFGLSNHPVVGVTWYEALAYCRWLTQKLREWHDTPEPLRTLLQAGGETGTPWSIMLPNEPEWEKAARGSHDDRTYPWGKHVDPNRANYRGTNIIGTNAVGCFPGGKSPYEVEELSGNVREWTRSVYEEESYTPDPIAWATREVLTAGVDKSRVLRGGSWDNDHYYVRCAYRLRLNSPCDWGNFIGFRVVASPFSSR
- a CDS encoding alpha/beta hydrolase-fold protein; this translates as MMHGKKIIVLLSCLVLSLGALQSWAHPFPETAGNQSAQPSDRSLSSLVQKYVEAAPDRAKELLADIQQRPDATVESISKILQQPRQYETQPVGAQPRRPIRVRGEDAEYALYVPPSYSPEKPMALILCLHGAGFTGEAYLDRWIPRLGEKYILACPSVTMGSWWTRFGENLALTVLAEVQTQYHIDPDRIFLTGMSNGGIGTWIIGMHYADRFAGIAPMASGIDDVLFPFVENLVHTPVYVIHGAADRVMPVQLSRDLVKEMERRGISYQYQEHTWTHPHAGGHFFPKQALPELITWFDSQQRKPLPRTISLVRDATHLTPFSWVRIDMTDQIAAFTENLIDSRDEFITGGVYAKLHAQVTDSNKFEVSTNRIRRYTLFLNQDLVDFSKPVIVETNGKVSYEGMVEPRIDTLLQEVRHRSDSHTLFPVKLTIDVPSSDIVKEK
- a CDS encoding SUMF1/EgtB/PvdO family nonheme iron enzyme, with product MDDLTKKLAQLRQAHERGVLDAETYQASVAALEQQGKPAGNAVVQGSGSVAQGSGATAAGARGVAVGGNIVGDVYMGPPPTDPTQALNIYCRVLIEQGQFFLLRGLDKQSSDSTDKKQQPLQLDHVYVNLHTTAQHERDQDDETERKPVTALEAVLKHPQVVNLGDPGSGKSTFVNYLAFCLASAWLEPTGHWMEKLPGWEDVNPGSCIPIPVTLREFAQWDPPDVGKAHLWEFLVSRWNAKNLECVAAPLQQCLDQGNVIVLLDGLDETVTEEQLALVSRAVRSFMQRYRKSRMLVTCRVLPFQGLRSDFSDFQGIPDFELAPFTPKQIDAFIESWYAKLYRARQIKTQQEVDDLIKELKEAVCRPDLRKLAPNPLLLMVMALVHTHKGRLPNERALLYEKTIEILLWRWEQMKVKDKAQKEQEVSVLQLLQQAKRTNVDLKRVLWELAFTAHWKGRSGYERIADIGEMDLIQALAPLHPTQSLDWGRKMVAAIKLRAGLLVERVPGRFTFPHRTYQEYLAGAHIAAQTDFCRQAAQLAEEFAVWREVILLAVGRLVHWSGDIEKPLALIAELCPEQIKEGSIVEWPKQWLAGDIVKEIGLNRVKDRSLGRELLPRVQNRLVSVMRDGLLRQRTKASQTLVDIGDPRFRAAGWSLPDESLLGFVKIPAGHFQMGERWANKKIEIPYDYYISRYPVTQAQFQAFVEDGGYQEEALWLEAIAAGIWEAGKVQGRNGPKNYGGFFDLLNHPVVGVTWYEALAYCRWLTQKLRAWDDTPEPVKTLLSTGGETGKPWAIVLPNEPEWEKAARGEQDDRMYPWGNKADPNRANYRETYLNATTGVGCFPQGISPYGLEDMSGNVWEWTRSLFMMEPYPSDQKIWSTREDLTAERNQSRVLCGGSWNNNEHIVHCAYRNWYFPCRRYDYLGFRVVASPCSSR